CCGAGCCGTCCATATAGATGCCGCCGTCGGTCAATGTGCCGTCGACGTCCATTGCGAATAATTTAATCAATTTTATCCTCTGTCTTATGATGCCAGTCCTGCGTCATGCGCGGAGTAAAGCCCCTTGTGCTTTCCGCCGCGAAGTCAAGGATCATCTTTGCCTCAGGATCATCGGGATAACGTTCCCTCACCTGGCTCAGCCCGTCTCTGATGGTGAGCCCCGAGTTATATATCAGCTTGTACATCTCGCGTATCTTCCTGCGCGTCTGCACATCTATATTACGGCGGCGCAGGCCGACCTTGTTTATATCATAGACGCGCATCGGTATTCCGGCGGCGAGGCAGTAAGGAGGCACATCCTGAGTTATGCGCGAGAGTCCCCCCACCATGCAGTATGAGCCGATATGCGTAAACTGATGAAACCCGGTCATTCCCCCAATGACTACGTAATCGCCGACATGCACATGTCCGGACAGTCCCGCTTTGTTCGCTACCGTACACTCTTTGCCGATATGTACGTTGTGGGCGAAGTGCACGCCCTCCATAACGAAGCAGCCGTCTCCGACCGTCGTCGATTCCCCCTCGCCGACGGCGCGGTTGATGGTGACATATTCGCGGCAGACTACTCTGTCTCCGATGATGGCCCAGGTTTCCTCGCCTTTGTAGCTGAGGTCCTGCGGCACGCCGCCGATGACGGCGTGCTCATGAATGACGCAGTCCGAGCCCAGCCTTGTGTAGTCACATACCCGCGAAAAAGCTTTAAGCACCGTTCCATGACCGATCTTCGTCTTTGAATCGACTATACAATAGGGTCCGATGTTTACATTGTCGCCCAGTTCCGCCTCTTTTGCCACGATAGCTGTCGGATGTATTTGAACGCTCATATTATTTATTCCGCCTCAAGCGTCAGGCCTGAGGCGATGACAAACCCCATTTCGGCTTCGGCAACGATCTCATCGTCGACTTTTGCGACGAATTCAAATTTGCCCATGTTTCCGCGGCGGCGCTTCAGCCTGGCGGTGGTGCGAAGCTGATCGCCAGGCTTCACCGGCTTGCGGAACTTCGCGTTGTCTATCGAGGTGAGATAGACAAGCTTTCTATCCCCGTTCTGGAATTCGGGCTGTAATTTAAGGAGCATCGCCCCCACCTGCCCCATCGCTTCCAGGATAAGAACGCCGGGCATCACCGGCTCGTCCGGAAAGTGCCCCTGGAAGAACGGCTCGTTGAAAGTGACGTTTTTATAACCTGTGACCTCTTTAAGCTCGTCAGTGTCTATGATTTCTTCTACCCTGTCCACAAGCAGAAATGGATAACGGTGCGGAAGAAGCTCCATTATCTGGTTGATGCGTACCTGCATTGACTTTTCCCCCTTATTTATATCTCTTAAAACTTATCAGTACAGCTTTATGAAAACAGCGCCCTTATGCGGCGCGCGAGCTTTCCATGGATGCTGTGGCCGGCCGCGACCGCCACGTAATGCGCTGCCGGTATCTCCCCGGCCAAAGTCAGATCCCCCAGCAGATCGATGACCTTATGTGTTACGCACTCCAGCGGGAAACGCAGCCGTTGGCTGCCGACCGGCCCGTTCTCATCAAAAATCAGAGCGTTATCCAGCGTTCCGCCTTTTGCCAGCCCATTCTGTTTCAAATAATCCAGCTCGGAGGTAAGCCCAAACGTCCGGGCCTTAGAAATTATATTATAAAAAGTCTCGCTTGTGATATCATATTTGACCTTTTGGAGGCCGATCGGGGTTCCGGAGTAATCAATTATGTAAGTGACCGTCAGCCTGTCGCAGGGAGCGGCCGCGATAAGCCGGCTGCCGCCGTTCTCTTCCAGAAATATCGGCGCGGAGATGGCCCGTCCTTTAAGTATTCCATCCATCTCTGTGAAGCCGCAGTCTTTTATCGCCTCCGCAAAGGGGAAGGCGCTTCCGTCCAGGATCGGGACCTCGCTGCCTGAAAGTTCAAGTTCAACGGCATTAAGTCCCATACCCGCTATCGCCGCCAGCAAATGTTCCGCCGTCCTCACGACGGCACCGTTGGGAAGAGAGAAACCGGTCAGCCTGCTGTCCTCCTCCACCACCGCCTCTGTCACCGGCGACAGCCCGTTTTCATTGCGGAAGTGGATGCCGGGACTTTCGCAGGGACGCATCCACAGGGTGGACTCTTCACCTGAATGCAATCCCGTCCCGCTTATTTTTATTTCGTTCTTAAGCGTCTTCATGCGTTTTCTCAAGGCGTTCGACCTTTTTGGCAAGTTCTCTGACATGGCGCATGAATTCCGGCAGTTGTCTGACGGCGGCCTGCTGGCGAAGCTCTTTTTTGTGGTCTTGCGCGGGAAAGCCGGAAACTACGGAGCCAGCGGGGATGTCCGAAGCGACGCCGGCGCGCCCTCCGACCGTGCAGCCGTCGCCGATCGCGGCGTGGTTGGAAGCGCCGGACTGCGCCGCCATGATGACTCCCCTGCCGATCTTTGTGCTCCCCGCTATCCCGGACTGCGCGACAACTATCGTATAGCCGCCTATCTCACAGTTATGGCCTATCTTCACGTGGCTGTCGATCTTCGTTGACGGGCCGATGTATGTCTCCCCAAAGGTAGCGCGGTCTATTGCCGAGCAGGCCCCCACCTCCACGCCGTCGTCAAGGCGGACGATGCCTATTTGCGGTATCTTCACCATTCCGGCCTTCGGGTCGGGAACGAATCCGAATCCCTCGCAGCCGATGACGGCGTTGGCGTGCAGCACACACCCGCTGCCGATCTTAGTATGGTGGTATATCACCGTGCCAGGCTCGATGAGGCAGCCGCCGCCGATCTCAGAACATTCGTCGATGACGACGTTCTCCATTATCACCGTACCGTCGCCGATATTTACGCCGTCGCGTATCACCGTCCCCGCGCCTACCGAAACGTTGTTTCCCAGCCGCGCGGTGGGGGCGATGACCGCCAGTTCCGATACTTTCGTTCCGCGCGCCGGCGTCTCGTCAAAATATTGCAGCAGGGCGATCAGCGCCACACGGGGATCGTCAACCTCCACGCCGCGGCAGCCCTCCGCGATCCATCCCTTTTTTGTAAACAGGACGGTCCCCTCTTTCACAAGAGGGATAAATTTTTTCTCCCAGAGCGGAGATATACTGTTTTCTCCCGCCTTCTCAGGCGCGCATATCGAGGTTATCCTGATTTCAGGATCGCCCTTTACCTCACCATGCGTCATCTCCGCGATCCGGCCAAGCGTAATGCTCTTTGTTATCGTACTCAATCCTCTCTATAGAATGCTTCTTATAGGTTGCCAAGCATCTTAAGGCTCCAGCGATCATTATCGCGGGCATCATATTCAACTTCAAAAGAAATATTCTCCGTGGCCCTCCAGCCGATGGCGCCGTTGAACTTGCCGTCTTCGTTGAATCTCAGCCAGAGATACGGCTTGTGCAGCTGCGGGTCCATGGAGAGCTTTACCCACCACATATCATCCGAGGTATCCCATTCGCCGCCGATCCAAAGGTCCCGTATAGAACGCCAGCGCAGTCCGAAGCGGCCGTTGATGTTCCATTCCTGCAGTCCCAGTATTCCCTCCGCATAAGCCTCCATGTCGACCGTGGGAAAGAGTTCGACTTTACGTCCCAGGTGCACTCCCAGCTCCGCCGACTTATCCGAGGTGCCGGCATATATGGCGGCCCAAGCGCCTATGGTGTAATATCGGCTCTCCACCCTGACGTTCAGCTGCGATATCTGCGCAGGTTGAAAATCCGCTTGGGCCTCCGAAGCGGAACGTTCCGTTATGCGGCGTTCGTTTATATAATCCTCGGCCCAGCGTTTCATGTCGGCTGAATGTTTCGAGGCCCAGACAACAGGGATCCCAATAAAGGGAGCAGACTCTCCCATCAGCCCTTCGCGCAGTTCTCCGTGAAGAAGCGTCGGCAGGGAGTTGGAAACCAACTTTGGATTGACCGCCAATATCATCGGCATCTGCGGCGCGAAGGTTATCGTCAGGACCGTCCGGTCGTCCTTTGCCGCCAGCAGCAGCGAGGGAGCCCAGCCCGGAAGCTTTTCGCCGGCAAGCTTCTCGATCTCTTCCTGCAGCGCCTTATCCGACCAGCTCAAGGATTCGAGCGGGACGCCCTGAAGCAGCAGCAGAGTCTCCTCTCTCAGATGACTTACATCGCTGTTGAACCACTCAAGGGGCGGGTCCTGAAGCTGAGGTGTCCTGACTTCCACGCTCCAGGGGGCGCTGCCGCCCTCTGAGACAAATTTTACGATGATATTGTCGTCTCCCCGCAGGGAGGCCTCTATCAGATAGCCGGAGAACAGCCTTGAGGCTACGGTTTTCAAAATCTCCGCCTGATAATCCGGCCTCTGCCCGGACGGCATGCCGGCATAGACGGCATTCAGGCTTTGCGCGGCAAGGGAAGCCTGCCAGCCGGGCAGCCCATCGACAGTGACGCCGGCCGTCGCCTCTGTCGTATTAAAAAACACAATAAAAGTCGCGGCAATAAAAATTGCCGCAACTATTTTTTTACATTCTTTTGCTCTCTTCCTAGAATAGCTCTCCGAAGCCAAAATGGAACCTGCCTTCATCTCCGGTAGCGTAATCAAGGCGCAGATTGCCGAGAGGTGTGTTCAGACGGATGCCGACGCCGGGAGAAGATCCCCAACTGTCATCACCGTATATTACGTCGCTTCCGTTCCTCGTTCTGCCGGAATCCCAAGCGCGGCCGACATCGTAGAATATGACGAAGCTCATCATCTTCTGCATTGGTATGCGAAGCTCAAAGTTGCCCAGGACCATGTTGCGTCCGCGGTAATAATCGTCATCGTACCCGCGCAGCGTCGTATCTCCGCCGACGGTGTACATTTCGTCGTACGGCACGTCGCCCGTCGAAGAACCGGCGATCAGCCGCGCCGCAAAGAGCACAGGCTTATCCTCGTAACCGTTGAGGAAGGAGGTCTCGAAGAGGTCCTTGAGGAAATTGCCCACCGGGAAGTAGAACTTGCTCTCCAGCCAGTACTTCATATAGTTGTAGTCGGTATCTTCGACGGTGGCCTTGCCGAACTGGAAGCTGAGGCTTTCAACGTCTCCGCGGGTGTAAGGCGCATATTCGTCGATATTGAACCGGCGGAAGGAGAGCGTCGCCGAATAATAGGTACCTTCGCCAAGTTCTTCCTCTCTGATCCTTTTCAGCTCTTCCGCCCGCTTCGCGTCGTCGGGGTAGTCTTCCCTAAAGCCGTCGCGCTCCCTGATGTTGTCGTTTTTGGTGTTGTGCCAGTCAAGCAGCATGTACCAGTTATACTTCGATTCGTCACGGAACTTCTTGCCGAAGCCGATAAAAGCTCCGTACTTGTCCCTGTCATATTCCAGGTATTGCTTGTCGTTTTGGTAGTAGTAGACGTCGTCCCAGGCGCGCTTGTACCCGCCTATCTTCCAGGCCATGACCTTGCCGCTCATGTAAGGCTGTTCGAACGAGAGCCAGAATTCCTCCCTGTCCCCCAGCTCAAAGCCGACGCTGAGTTTCAGTCCCGCGCCGCCGATGTTGAAATTCTCATAGCTCATACCGCCGCCAAAACCGCTCTGCGTTCCGTAGGCGATGTTGAAACCGAGTTTGCCGGTACGCGCTTCTTCCACGGTAAGGACTATTATCACGTCGTCCGGGTTCTCCCCCGGCTCGAAGTTCACGTTGACGTCGCTGAAATATCCCAGCCCCTGCAGACGGTTCAGCGTCAGGCGGAGTTTGTTGGCATTGAACAGCTCGCCGACCTTTATCTTCAGGTAACGCTCGATGATCCTCTTCTTGGTGATCTTGTTTCCCTGAATCACTATCTCGGATATCTTTGGCTCGATGATTTCTACGGTAATGACGTCGCCGTCTATCTTCACGTCTTTTACATTCGCCATGACATATCCGTCTTCCTGATACTTTTCTTTTATTCTCTGCAGGTCGTTGCGGAAGAAGGTCCTGTTAAAAATCATCCCGGGCTGCGTAAAAATAGCGCTTTTCAGTTTATCCTCAGAATAGACTGTGTTGCCGATAAATTTGATTTCCCCGACCTTAGGGTTTTCCTGCACAAGGAAAGTCACCTTAACGCCGTCTCCCTCGTCGGTGACCTTGTAGTCCGTAGCGTTGAAGAAGCCCAGTTCAAAGATAGCCTCTGCATCTTTGCGCAGCTTCTCCTCGTCCACATGCTGCCCTACTTTAGAGGTAACGACACTCATTATGTGATCGCGGTTGATCTCGCTGTTGCCTTGCAGATCCATGCTTACGATGATCGGCCCCGTAAGGTCGGCCTCTTCCGGAGAGGGGGGCTGCCCCTGCGTTTTATCCGGTGAAACCGCCTCCGTCTGCGCAGAAGGAAGACTTTCCGACGCGGTATTCAGCACGCTTTCTTCAGCTGATAACGCGGAGGTTGCCGCGAAGGCAACGATTACCAATCCCAGAGCAAGATACTTCGCTCGTTTTAACACACACACCACTCCTCAAATACAAGGGCTAAAAATCAATTGACGATTTTGATCGCAGGTTCGCCGCCCCTCAAACTCTTCTCGCCTATCTGGATGAGAGTAAGGAGATCCTCGGCCTTTATCTTATTTTCGGCCCTCTGTTTGACAGTGGGACGTTCCGCAAAAGTTTGCGCAGCCGGCTTTTCCACAACTTTAGCCGTGAAACTGCTTTTTGACCCGGGGGATTTATTCTCAGCCGTCTTTATGGCGATGTTGCTTTCATTGAGGTTTTTTCTGAGAAGCTGAAGAAGCTCCTTCTCCTCTGTTGTGACGAAGGCGAATTCCTCGAAACGGTTTTCCGCTCCGGTGGAGAGCGCGGCGACACGCTGCGGATTCCCGCTCTCTACAGCTATAGGGAATGTCGAAAGGCATATTATAACTATCGCGATGCCAAGAGATTTTGCGCCAAGAAAAGCACGGGCCCCGAACCGGAAACATACCGGCCGCGCCGCCGTCTCATTTTCGGCCTGGTCCCACAGCTCTTCCCGCACCTGCTCAAGTTCGGCGGAGAGGCAATCTGCCTCGGCGACCGCGGATTTCCATTTGTGATTTTCACAGGCGGCCGTCAAACGGTCAAGCCAACGCTGCAGTCTTGCTGTCTTCTGTTTCATCGGTCTTCATCCTCATAAAATCAAGATAATATAATTATCCCGATCTATATCCCCGATGTGGCCTCAGATTCTTTTATTCCAAGCCACGATTTTAGCTTTGCGAGTGCCTTTCTTCTTATACGGTAGACATGGCTGATGTCGATGTTTTTCTCACTGGCCACCTCGCGGGCAACGCGTCCCTCCATAATAAGGGCGTTGATAATGTCGGACTCCCTTTCTGAAAGCTGAGAAAGCGCGTTCTCCAAATCTATAGACCATTCGCTGCGGCTCGATTCGTTATAGAGCAGCGAACTTTCCGCGCCCTCGTCTACGAGCACCGCCTCGTCGACCGGCAGCGGAGCCTTGGCCTCCACGCGCTGGAGGAAATTGATCATCCTGCCGCGGATTTTATAATAGGCAAAGGTGGAGAAACGGATGTTCCTCTCTACGTCAAAGGAGTCTACGGCGTTTATCAGCGCAAGCATCCCCTCCTGAATGAGATCCTGGTACGTGCTGTAGGGGACCTTTAATTTTTTTGCGAGCCAATAGACCATCGGACGATTGGCAAGGATCAACTCTTCCCTTGCCTCTTCGTTTCCGGCCGCACAATCTCTCCATAACTGGGAATCGTCCTGCCGCTGACCGATATTGTATTCCTCATCTTTACTCATCTCATCACACCCTTTTCTCTGAGACAAGGTAACTAACTTTAGACATTTTACCACATTATAT
The window above is part of the Cloacibacillus evryensis DSM 19522 genome. Proteins encoded here:
- the fabZ gene encoding 3-hydroxyacyl-ACP dehydratase FabZ; protein product: MQVRINQIMELLPHRYPFLLVDRVEEIIDTDELKEVTGYKNVTFNEPFFQGHFPDEPVMPGVLILEAMGQVGAMLLKLQPEFQNGDRKLVYLTSIDNAKFRKPVKPGDQLRTTARLKRRRGNMGKFEFVAKVDDEIVAEAEMGFVIASGLTLEAE
- a CDS encoding sigma-70 family RNA polymerase sigma factor yields the protein MSKDEEYNIGQRQDDSQLWRDCAAGNEEAREELILANRPMVYWLAKKLKVPYSTYQDLIQEGMLALINAVDSFDVERNIRFSTFAYYKIRGRMINFLQRVEAKAPLPVDEAVLVDEGAESSLLYNESSRSEWSIDLENALSQLSERESDIINALIMEGRVAREVASEKNIDISHVYRIRRKALAKLKSWLGIKESEATSGI
- the lpxA gene encoding acyl-ACP--UDP-N-acetylglucosamine O-acyltransferase; this translates as MSVQIHPTAIVAKEAELGDNVNIGPYCIVDSKTKIGHGTVLKAFSRVCDYTRLGSDCVIHEHAVIGGVPQDLSYKGEETWAIIGDRVVCREYVTINRAVGEGESTTVGDGCFVMEGVHFAHNVHIGKECTVANKAGLSGHVHVGDYVVIGGMTGFHQFTHIGSYCMVGGLSRITQDVPPYCLAAGIPMRVYDINKVGLRRRNIDVQTRRKIREMYKLIYNSGLTIRDGLSQVRERYPDDPEAKMILDFAAESTRGFTPRMTQDWHHKTEDKID
- the lpxC gene encoding UDP-3-O-acyl-N-acetylglucosamine deacetylase; protein product: MRKRMKTLKNEIKISGTGLHSGEESTLWMRPCESPGIHFRNENGLSPVTEAVVEEDSRLTGFSLPNGAVVRTAEHLLAAIAGMGLNAVELELSGSEVPILDGSAFPFAEAIKDCGFTEMDGILKGRAISAPIFLEENGGSRLIAAAPCDRLTVTYIIDYSGTPIGLQKVKYDITSETFYNIISKARTFGLTSELDYLKQNGLAKGGTLDNALIFDENGPVGSQRLRFPLECVTHKVIDLLGDLTLAGEIPAAHYVAVAAGHSIHGKLARRIRALFS
- a CDS encoding BamA/OMP85 family outer membrane protein; the encoded protein is MLKRAKYLALGLVIVAFAATSALSAEESVLNTASESLPSAQTEAVSPDKTQGQPPSPEEADLTGPIIVSMDLQGNSEINRDHIMSVVTSKVGQHVDEEKLRKDAEAIFELGFFNATDYKVTDEGDGVKVTFLVQENPKVGEIKFIGNTVYSEDKLKSAIFTQPGMIFNRTFFRNDLQRIKEKYQEDGYVMANVKDVKIDGDVITVEIIEPKISEIVIQGNKITKKRIIERYLKIKVGELFNANKLRLTLNRLQGLGYFSDVNVNFEPGENPDDVIIVLTVEEARTGKLGFNIAYGTQSGFGGGMSYENFNIGGAGLKLSVGFELGDREEFWLSFEQPYMSGKVMAWKIGGYKRAWDDVYYYQNDKQYLEYDRDKYGAFIGFGKKFRDESKYNWYMLLDWHNTKNDNIRERDGFREDYPDDAKRAEELKRIREEELGEGTYYSATLSFRRFNIDEYAPYTRGDVESLSFQFGKATVEDTDYNYMKYWLESKFYFPVGNFLKDLFETSFLNGYEDKPVLFAARLIAGSSTGDVPYDEMYTVGGDTTLRGYDDDYYRGRNMVLGNFELRIPMQKMMSFVIFYDVGRAWDSGRTRNGSDVIYGDDSWGSSPGVGIRLNTPLGNLRLDYATGDEGRFHFGFGELF
- the lpxD gene encoding UDP-3-O-(3-hydroxymyristoyl)glucosamine N-acyltransferase; its protein translation is MSTITKSITLGRIAEMTHGEVKGDPEIRITSICAPEKAGENSISPLWEKKFIPLVKEGTVLFTKKGWIAEGCRGVEVDDPRVALIALLQYFDETPARGTKVSELAVIAPTARLGNNVSVGAGTVIRDGVNIGDGTVIMENVVIDECSEIGGGCLIEPGTVIYHHTKIGSGCVLHANAVIGCEGFGFVPDPKAGMVKIPQIGIVRLDDGVEVGACSAIDRATFGETYIGPSTKIDSHVKIGHNCEIGGYTIVVAQSGIAGSTKIGRGVIMAAQSGASNHAAIGDGCTVGGRAGVASDIPAGSVVSGFPAQDHKKELRQQAAVRQLPEFMRHVRELAKKVERLEKTHEDA